One part of the Ornithorhynchus anatinus isolate Pmale09 chromosome 21, mOrnAna1.pri.v4, whole genome shotgun sequence genome encodes these proteins:
- the LOC100087408 gene encoding LOW QUALITY PROTEIN: myosin-3-like (The sequence of the model RefSeq protein was modified relative to this genomic sequence to represent the inferred CDS: substituted 1 base at 1 genomic stop codon) produces the protein MSSDAEMEVYGSAAPFLRKTEKERIEAQNQPFDAKTYCFVAEPKEEYAKGRIKSSQDGKVTVETEDNRTLTVKPEDVYAMNPPKFDKIEDMAMLTHLHEPAVLYNLKERYSSWMIYTYSGLFCVTVNPYKWLPVYNPEVVNGYRGKKRQEAPPHIFSISDNAYQFMLTDRENQSILITGESGAGKTVNTKRVIQYFATIAATGDIAKKKERPAAHLGIPTSREQGTLEDQIISANPLLEAFGNAKTVRNDNSSRFGKFIRIHFGTTGKLASADIETYLLEKSRVTFQLKAERSYHIFYQILSNKKPELIELLLITTNPYDYPFISQGEILVASIDDTEELLATDSAIDILGFTPDEKSGIYKLTGAVLHYGNMKFKQKQREEQAEPDGTEVADKTAYLMGLNSSDLLKALCFPRVKVGNEYVTKGQTVDQVHHAVNALSKSVYEKLFLWMVTRINQQLDTKLPRQHFIGVLDIAGFEIFEYNSLEQLCINFTNEKLQQFFNHHMFVLEQEEYKKEGIEWEFIDFGMDLAACIELIEKPMGIFSILEEECMFPKATDTSFKNKLYDQHLGKSANFQKPKPTKGKAEAHFALIHYAGTVDYSVSGWLEKNKDPLNETVVGLYQKSSNKLLAHLYATFASTDADAGAKKKVAKKKGSSFQTVSALFRENLNKLMSNLRTTHPHFVRCIIPNETKTPGVMEHALVLHQLRCNGVLEGIRICRKGFPNRILYGDFKQRYRVLNASAIPEGQFIDSKKACEKLLASIDIDQTQYKFGHTKVFFKAGLLGTLEEMRDDRLAKLITRTQAVCRGFLMRVEFQKMVQRRESVFCIQYNVRSFMNVKHWPWMKLFFKIKPLLKSAETEKEMATMKEEFAKTKDELAKSEAKRKELEEKMVALIQEKNDLQLQVQSESENLLDAEERCDQLIKTKIQLEAKIKEVTERAEDEEEINAELTAKKRKLEDECSELKKDIDDLELTLAKVEKEKHATENKVKNLTEELAGLDETIAKLTKEKKALQEAHQQTLDDLQAEEDKVNSLTKVKSKLEQQVDDLESSLEQEKKFRVDLERCKRKLEGDLKLAQESLLDLENDKQQLEERLKKKDFEYSQLQSKVEDEQNLGLQLQKKIKELQARIEELEEEIEAERATRAKTEKQRTDYARELEELSERLEEAGGATSTQIELNKKREAEFQKLRRDLEEATLQHEATAAALRKKHADSVAELGEQIDNLQRVKQKLEKEKSELKLEIDDLAGNLETVSKSKANLEKLCRTLEDQLSEAKSKAEETQRSLNELTTQKARLQTEAGELSRQLEEKESIVSQLSRSKQAFTQQLEELKRQLEEESKAKNALAHALQSSRHDCDLLREQYEEEQEAKAELQRALSKANGEVAQWRTKXRDDAIQRTEELEEAKKKLAQRLQDAEEQVEAVNAKCASLEKTKQRLQGEVEDLMIDVERANSMAAALDKKQRNFDKVLAEWKTKCEESQAELEASLKESRSLSTELFKLKNAYEESLDHLETVKRENKNLEQEIADLTEQLAENGKTIHELEKSRKQTELEKSEIQLALEEAEAALEHEEAKILRVQLELNQVKSDIDRKIAEKDEEIEQLKRNYQRTVETMQSRPGRPRSGSRNEAIRIKKKMEGDLNEIEVQLSHANRQAAEAVKHFRNVQGQLKDTQLHLDDALRGQEDLKEQLAMVERRANLLQAEVEELRAALEQTERSRKMAEQELLDASERVQLLHTQNTSLIHTKKKLETDLTQLQSEVEDASREAKNAEEKAKKAITDAAIMAEELKKEQDTSAHLERMKKNLDQTVKDLQHRLDEAEQLALKGGKKQIQKLETRIRELEFELEGEQKRNAENVKGLRKYERRVKELTYQGEEDRKNVLRLQDLVDKLQVKVKSYKRQAEEADEQANVHLTKFRKAQHELEEAEERADIAESQVNKLRAKTRDFTSTRVVHESQE, from the exons ATGAGTAGCGACGCCGAGATGGAAGTGTACGGCTCGGCCGCCCCCTTCCTCCGCAAGACGGAGAAGGAGAGGATCGAGGCCCAGAACCAGCCGTTCGACGCCAAGACCTACTGCTTCGTGGCCGAGCCCAAGGAAGAGTACGCGAAGGGCAGGATCAAGAGCTCTCAGGACGGGAAGGTGACCGTGGAGACCGAGGACAACCGG ACGCTGACCGTCAAGCCCGAGGACGTGTACGCCATGAACCCGCCCAAGTTCGACAAGATCGAGGACATGGCCATGCTGACCCACCTGCACGAGCCCGCCGTGCTTTACAACCTCAAGGAGCGTTACAGCTCCTGGATGATCTAC acctaCTCGGGCCTCTTCTGCGTCACCGTCAACCCCTACAAGTGGCTGCCGGTGTACAACCCGGAGGTGGTGAACGGTTACAGGGGCAAGAAGCGACAGGAGGCCCCGCCCCACATCTTCTCCATCTCCGACAACGCCTACCAGTTCATGCTCACCg ATCGTGAGAACCAGTCCATTCTCATCAC CGGAGAATCCGGGGCCGGGAAGACGGTTAACACCAAGCGGGTCATCCAGTACTTCGCAACAATTGCGGCGACGGGGGACATCGCGAAGAAGAAGGA ACGCCCTGCGGCTCACTTGGGCATCCCGACTTCCCGCGAGCAGGGCACCCTCGAGGATCAGATCATCAGCGCCAACCCGCTGCTGGAGGCCTTCGGCAACGCCAAGACCGTGAGGAACGACAACTCTTCCCGCTTT GGCAAGTTCATTCGGATCCACTTCGGCACCACTGGGAAACTGGCCTCGGCAGACATCGAAACGT ATCTGCTGGAGAAGTCCAGGGTCACCTTCCAGCTCAAGGCTGAAAGAAGCTATCACATCTTCTACCAGATCCTTTCCAATAAGAAGCCCGAGCTGATCG AACTGCTCCTGATCACCACCAACCCCTACGATTACCCGTTCATCAGCCAGGGAGAGATCCTGGTGGCCAGCATCGACGACACGGAGGAACTGTTAGCCACGGAC AGCGCCATCGACATCCTGGGCTTCACCCCCGATGAGAAGTCGGGAATCTACAAGCTGACCGGAGCCGTGCTGCATTACGGGAACATGAAGTTCAAGCAGAAGCAGCGGGAGGAGCAGGCTGAGCCGGACGGCACCGAAG TGGCCGATAAGACGGCCTACCTGATGGGGCTGAACTCCTCGGACCTGCTGAAGGCGCTGTGCTTCCCCAGGGTGAAAGTCGGCAACGAGTACGTCACCAAGGGCCAGACGGTGGACCAG GTGCACCACGCCGTGAACGCCCTCTCCAAATCCGTGTACGAGAAACTCTTCCTGTGGATGGTCACGCGCATCAACCAGCAGCTGGACACCAAACTGCCACGCCAACATTTTATCGGCGTCCTGGACATCGCCGGCTTCGAGATCTTCGAG TACAACAGCCTGGAGCAGCTGTGCATCAACTTCACCAACGAGAAGCTGCAGCAGTTCTTCAACCACCACATGTTCGTGCTGGAGCAGGAGGAGTACAAGAAGGAAGGCATCGAGTGGGAGTTCATCGACTTCGGCATGGACCTGGCCGCCTGCATCGAGCTCATCGAGAAG CCGATGGGCATCTTCTCCATCCTGGAGGAGGAGTGCATGTTCCCCAAGGCCACGGACACCTCCTTCAAGAACAAGCTCTACGACCAGCACCTGGGCAAGTCCGCCAACTTCCAGAAGCCCAAGCCGACCAAGGGCAAGGCCGAGGCCCACTTCGCCCTGATCCACTACGCCGGCACCGTGGACTACAGCGTCTCGGGCTGGCTGGAGAAGAACAAGGACCCCCTGAACGAGACGGTCGTGGGCCTCTACCAGAAATCTTCCAACAAGCTCTTGGCTCATCTTTACGCCACCTTCGCCTCCACGGACG CCGACGCCGGGGCCAAGAAGAAGGTGGCCAAGAAGAAGGGGTCTTCCTTCCAGACGGTCTCGGCCCTCTTCCGG GAAAATCTGAACAAGCTGATGTCCAATTTGAGGACGACTCACCCCCACTTTGTACGCTGCATCATCCCCAACGAGACCAAAACCCCAG GGGTCATGGAACACGCTCTCGTGCTCCACCAGCTGCGGTGTAACGGGGTGCTCGAAGGCATCCGCATCTGCCGGAAGGGGTTCCCCAACCGCATCCTCTACGGAGACTTTAAACAACG GTACCGGGTTCTGAACGCCAGCGCCATCCCGGAGGGGCAGTTCATCGACAGCAAGAAGGCCTGCGAGAAGCTGCTGGCGTCCATCGACATCGACCAAACGCAGTACAAGTTCGGCCACACCAAG GTGTTCTTCAAGGCCGGCTTGCTGGGCACCCTGGAGGAGATGCGGGATGATCGGCTGGCCAAGCTCATCACTCGCACCCAGGCCGTGTGCCGCGGCTTCCTCATGAGAGTGGAGTTCCAGAAGATGGTGCAGAGAAG GGAGTCCGTCTTCTGCATCCAGTACAACGTCCGCTCCTTCATGAACGTCAAACACTGGCCCTGGATGAAGCTCTTCTTCAAGATCAAGCCGCTGCTCAAGAGCGCCGAGACGGAGAAGGAGATGGCCACCATGAAGGAGGAGTTCGCCAAGACCAAAGACGAGCTCGCCAAGTCGGAGGCCAaaaggaaggagctggaggagaagatggTGGCCCTGATCCAGGAGAAGAACGACCTCCAGCTCCAAGTCCAGTCG GAAAGCGAAAACCTGTTGGACGCGGAGGAGAGGTGCGACCAGCTGATCAAGACGAAAATCCAGCTGGAGGCCAAAATCAAAGAGGTGACGGAGAGggcggaggacgaggaggagatcaACGCCGAGCTGACGGCCAAGAAGAGGAAGCTGGAGGACGAGTGCTCCGAGCTGAAGAAGGACATCGACGACCTGGAGCTGACGCTGGccaaggtggagaaggagaagcacgCCACCGAGAACAAG GTGAAGAACCTGACCGAGGAGCTGGCCGGCCTGGATGAGACCATCGCAAAATTAACCAAGGAGAAGAAGGCCCTGCAGGAGGCTCATCAGCAGACCTTAGATGACCTCCAGGCAGAGGAAGACAAGGTCAACTCTCTGACCAAAGTCAAGAGCAAACTGGAACAGCAAGTCGATGAT CTGGAGAGCTCCCTGGAACAGGAAAAGAAATTCCGGGTGGATCTCGAACGTTGTAAGCGCAAGCTGGAGGGAGACTTGAAACTTGCCCAGGAGTCCCTCCTGGACCTGGAAAACGACAAGCAGCAGCTGGAGGAACGGCTGAAGAA GAAGGACTTTGAGTACAGTCAGTTGCAGAGCAAGGTGGAGGATGAGCAGAACCTGGGGCTGCAGCTCCAAAAGAAAATCAAAGAGCTGCAG GCCCGGatcgaggagctggaggaggagatcgAGGCGGAGAGGGCGACGCGGGCCAAGACGGAGAAGCAGAGGACCGACTACGCCCGggagctggaggagctgagcGAGCGGCTGGAGGAGGCCGGCGGGGCCACGTCCACCCAGATCGAGCTGAACAAGAAGCGCGAGGCCGAGTTCCAGAAGCTGCGGCGGGACCTGGAGGAGGCCACCCTGCAGCACGAGGCCACGGCGGCCGCCCTGCGCAAGAAGCACGCCGACAGCGTGGCCGAGCTCGGGGAGCAGATCGACAACCTGCAGCGCGTCAAGcagaagctggagaaggagaagagcgaGCTGAAGCTGGAGATCGACGACCTGGCCGGCAACCTGGAGACCGTCTCCAAGTCCAAG GCGAACCTAGAAAAGTTATGCCGGACTCTGGAAGACCAACTGAGCGAGGCCAAGAGCAAGGCggaagagacacagaggagtctGAACGAACTGACCACGCAGAAGGCCCGGCTGCAGACCGAGGCCG GCGAGCTAAGTCGTCagttggaagagaaggagagtatCGTCTCCCAGCTTTCCAGGAGCAAGCAAGCGTTCACCCAGCAACTGGAAGAGCTCAAGAGGCAGTTGGAGGAAGAGAGCAAG gccaagaacgccctggcccacgccctccaGTCCTCCCGCCACGACTGCGACCTGCTGCGGGAGCAGtacgaggaggagcaggaagccaAGGCCGAGCTGCAGAGGGCCTTGTCCAAGGCCAACGGCGAGGTCGCCCAGTGGAGGACCAAGTAACGAGACGACGCCATCCAGCGcacggaggagctggaggaggccaA GAAAAAACTGGCCCAGCGCCTTCAGGACgccgaggagcaggtggaggccgTGAACGCGAAATGCGCGTCGTTAGAAAAGACCAAGCAGAGGCTGCAAGGGGAAGTGGAGGACCTGATGATCGACGTCGAGCGGGCCAACTCGATGGCCGCCGCGCTCGACAAGAAGCAGAGGAATTTCGATAAG GTCCTGGCCGAATGGAAGACCAAGTGCGAAGAGAGCCAAGCGGAGCTGGAGGCGTCCCTGAAGGAGTCCCGCTCTCTGAGCACGGAGCTGTTTAAGCTCAAAAATGCCTACGAGGAGTCCTTGGACCACCTGGAGACCGTCAAGCGGGAGAACAAGAACCTGGAGC AGGAGATTGCCGACCTCACGGAGCAGCTTGCTGAGAACGGCAAGACCATCCACGAGCTGGAGAAGTCCAGGAAGCAGACTGAATTGGAGAAGTCTGAAATCCAGCTGGCTCTCGAAGAAGCAGAG gCGGCCCTGGAGCACGAGGAGGCCAAAATCCTCCGAGTCCAACTGGAACTGAACCAGGTCAAGTCCGACATCGATCGGAAGATCGCCGAGAAGGACGAGGAGATCGAGCAGCTGAAGCGGAACTACCAGCGGACGGTGGAGACCATGCAGAGCCGCCCTGGACGGCCGAGATCCGGCAGCCGGAACGAGGCCATCCGCATCAAGAAGAAGATGGAGGGCGACCTCAACGAGATCGAGGTCCAGCTGAGCCACGCCAACCGCCAGGCGGCCGAGGCCGTCAAACACTTCCGCAACGTCCAGGGGCAACTCAAG GACACGCAGCTGCACCTGGACGACGCCCTCCGCGGGCAGGAGGACCTGAAGGAGCAGCTGGCCATGGTGGAGCGCCGGGCCAACCTGCTGCAGGCCGAGGTGGAGGAGCTCCGGGCGGCCCTGGAGCAGACCGAGAGGAGCCGGAAGATGGCCGAGCAGGAGCTGCTGGACGCCAGCGAGCGCGTGCAGCTGCTGCACACCCAG aACACCAGCCTCATCCACACCAAGAAGAAGCTGGAGACCGACTTGACCCAGCTCCAGAGCGAAGTGGAGGATGCCAGCCGCGAGGCCAAGAACGCCGAAGAGAAAGCCAAGAAGGCCATCACCGAC GCCGCCATAATGGCCGAGGagctgaagaaggagcaggacacCAGCGCCCACCTGGAACGGATGAAGAAGAACCTGGATCAGACGGTGAAGGACCTGCAGCATCGCCTGGATGAGGCCGAGCAGCTGGCCCTCAAGGGGGGCAAGAAGCAGATCCAGAAACTGGAGACTCGG atcCGAGAGTTGGAATTTGAACTGGAAGGGGAGCAAAAACGGAACGCGGAGAACGTCAAGGGTCTGCGGAAATACGAGCGCAGGGTCAAGGAGCTGACGTACCAG GGGGAGGAGGATCGGAAAAACGTCCTCAGGCTCCAGGACCTGGTGGACAAGCTGCAGGTGAAGGTGAAATCCTACAAGCGACAAGCTGAGGAAGCG GACGAACAGGCCAACGTCCACCTCACCAAATTCCGGAAGGCGCAGCACGAGCTggaggaggccgaggagcggGCGGACATCGCCGAGTCGCAAGTTAACAAGCTCCGAGCCAAAACCCGGGACTTCACCTCCACCCGG gTGGTGCACGAAAGCCAAGAGTGA